The sequence below is a genomic window from Nostoc flagelliforme CCNUN1.
GTAGTGCAGGCAATATACCCACACGAGACTAATGGTCTATCGCATTAGTTATGAGGGGTGAACAAGTTCGTAGTAAGGACTTTAGTCCTGGATTTTTAAGCACGCTTTTTGCTTACTACCAACTCATCAAAATTAATGAGACAGACCACAAGGGATAAAATTAGGAGAATTGCTTCACTGGAGTTGCAGCAATTGTATTTTGATCGCGCATTGCTAGTGTCAGAAGAATTACTTCCGCTAATCCAAAAAACAGGTCTACAAAGGCAATGGATAAAAATCCTTTATCTTGACCAAATAAAAGCACTGCACAAATGAAAAATGTTGATCCAAAAGCTCTTGAAGGAAATATTGATATCCATGCTGTTGCCTGATATCGGTACGGGTCAATTGCTCCAGGTATATAAAATGCACTAATAATGAATAACAGCATTCCCGCAGCACGAACCCAGATAATTGGCACTGGTATATGCATGTGAAGGAACGTCAGCATTAGCTCTGGAAAAAAGCAAGAGGGAATAACAAAAAACATATTAACGATAATGCCGAGCCAAGTAACGCGACTAAACCATTTAGCGTAAGTATTCATTTTTTCTCCTTTTAAAGTTTTTTCATGTACTCAACTAGTGCATCTTTATCTTCTGTAGGAAGATCAGTGCCGTATAAGTGGCCACTGTTACTATTTCCAGGTTGTGTTGTATCGAACTTAAAGTATTTCTTACCGTTTTCTTCACCTACATCAGATACAAAGCCAACTTTTGCTCTGTCGATAACGTCATAGCCACGATAGAATTCTTTTGGTCTATTTTCTGGTGTTTCTAGTAAATCCCGTAGGGTGGGGACTGAACCATTGTGCAGATAAGGGCCACGTAACCAAACACCATCAAGGGGCATATTGGCATATCCATTCGTTTTGCGGAAGTTCTCAAAGCGCCACGGATAGCCTGCATACAGAGTATTTTGGTTAGACATCGTTTCGTAGGTATACGAGTCGAGACGATGGGGGTCTGTACCAATTTCTTGAATTGGTACAACTTTGCCTGTATATACACCACCAAAAGCGTGACAGCTAGCGCAATTACTTTCAAAAAGTGGTTTTCCTGTGGCCGCTAAAGTTTCGTTAACTTCATAAGGATATTTTGGTGGTGGTAGTTCCCAAAGCCAATCGGCAACTCGCTGAATCCGAGGCAAATCGATTGTTGTAGGTGTGACTCCAGCCCCTAAAGCTGCACTCTTATTACGTTCATCAACGGAAGTATTATTACCATCCCAATGTAATTGCAATCCCTCGCGGGGTTTTTGGTTCCAAACTGAGGGAAAATCAGAAGTACCAATCAGTTCATCCTGACGCAATTTATCCATTGGGAAATGGAATTGAATTGCTTTATAAGGATTAAAAGTATCTACTCTACCTGGACCCCAATCTGGTTGTTCTTCAACAAACTTAAGTCGATATGCCTGATTAATTAGCGCATCTCTAGTTTGGGGAATTGCAATGAAGCGATAAAGTAATTTTTCGACGGGATTTAGACCGCCACTGATTTTTTCAATTTCTGGCAGCATCCGGTTAGCAGTAAAGCGCTCATCTACACCAACTGCTGATAAGAATTTGATGTATCCCTGCAAATTAAGCACATTAGCAGGCATCGTAGTGATGACTTGATGTTCGCTATTAGGGGTATCTCGCAGCGTCCCTGTATGACATACAGCACAATTCAACCCAACTCGATTAATAAAAACTCTTCGTTGCGAAAAACCTATAGGTAAATCTTTGTCAGGTTCTTTTATAAATCCCAGAGAATTATAACCTTTTCCAGGTAATTTATCTGGAAATAATTCTGGTAAAACTTTCCAAATCCAGTAAGGGATGCCATTGATGGGTTCGCTGCCGATTGAACCATATTTAAAGTGGTTTTCAATGTCAGCATAATCTACTGGGGAGTTGGACAAAACAGGCCACAATAAAAAGACTGCTACTGCTACAACACCCACAATCACAACCCAAATCCGCTTGAAGATGCCCTTTATTCCCTTGTGTGGAGTAGAAAGTAGGGTAGGGTTAGTTTGTTCAGTCATGAAACACTCCCTATATTGTCGAGATTATTTGTAAGCGAAATTGTCAATGTGATATGCATCGCTTTTTTATTTAGATGAATTTGCAAACTGGTTTGCATGAAAGACTGACATTACTTCTTCCATCATCTCTTCATAGCTATTAAAGCGATCCTGCTCGTAACAACCCAAGGGATTTTCAATTACATTCAGGAGGCATTTATTACAATAAGTACAGGGTTTCTCTGCTAGGTCTTTACCTGCTTGAAAAGATTTAACTAGGTCATTGTTAGCAATCAGGGTACGAGCCATTGTGACGCCATCGCAATAATGTTCATTAATCGCCTGACGAATATAAGAAGCCTGCTGCAAACCACCTGTACATAATACGGGAATATTAACGTGCTTTTTAATTTCTTTGGAATCTAGTAAGTTTCTGCCTTGATTCTCTATAAGTAGCTGCTTGATTTTGGGGTCTTTTACATCATCACCACTAAATGCCTGAGACGGCAATTGCTTTTTCACGCGGTTCCATAAAAGATTGAAAATTGGATGCAAAAATGCTTTACGGAATAAAATGTAGTTGCGTGTGGTTTCAACACCACTCGACAACATCGCGTCATAGGTTTTAGAAATGATATCAAAATTAAAATCACCAATCGGATTGAGCGGGTGAGGAAATAAGCTACCAGTTGACACATGCACGCCATCAGCCCCAGCTTCTTCTGCCCATTTACAAACTTGGATTGAATCTTTTATGGTATTACCTGGTTTTTCCCAAAAGGTGACGGCGTTGTTATAGTCAACGGCACTAATTTTGAATTGCAGATGAAAGTCGTTGCCTACTTCTTTACGGATTGCTTTAATTACATCTAGCAAAAACCGCGCTCGATTCTCTAATGAACCACCATATTCATCTTGACGATCGTTGA
It includes:
- a CDS encoding c-type cytochrome — its product is MTEQTNPTLLSTPHKGIKGIFKRIWVVIVGVVAVAVFLLWPVLSNSPVDYADIENHFKYGSIGSEPINGIPYWIWKVLPELFPDKLPGKGYNSLGFIKEPDKDLPIGFSQRRVFINRVGLNCAVCHTGTLRDTPNSEHQVITTMPANVLNLQGYIKFLSAVGVDERFTANRMLPEIEKISGGLNPVEKLLYRFIAIPQTRDALINQAYRLKFVEEQPDWGPGRVDTFNPYKAIQFHFPMDKLRQDELIGTSDFPSVWNQKPREGLQLHWDGNNTSVDERNKSAALGAGVTPTTIDLPRIQRVADWLWELPPPKYPYEVNETLAATGKPLFESNCASCHAFGGVYTGKVVPIQEIGTDPHRLDSYTYETMSNQNTLYAGYPWRFENFRKTNGYANMPLDGVWLRGPYLHNGSVPTLRDLLETPENRPKEFYRGYDVIDRAKVGFVSDVGEENGKKYFKFDTTQPGNSNSGHLYGTDLPTEDKDALVEYMKKL
- a CDS encoding NADH:flavin oxidoreductase, with amino-acid sequence MLRTILTANFIAETAQKREERMENDIIFEPLRFRNLTVKNRIFRSSISGRWDNYDGSGTQARINWEEKFARGGVGAIISSFVPVAIRGRIMPNYATINCDERIPFWRKVGEKVHEYDCKFILQLSHSGRQQDIGGIENLGKKALSSTSKTEPFHGFLCQAMTLTEIKETIQYFADGARRAREAGLDGVELHSANGYLFNQFLSSGINDRQDEYGGSLENRARFLLDVIKAIRKEVGNDFHLQFKISAVDYNNAVTFWEKPGNTIKDSIQVCKWAEEAGADGVHVSTGSLFPHPLNPIGDFNFDIISKTYDAMLSSGVETTRNYILFRKAFLHPIFNLLWNRVKKQLPSQAFSGDDVKDPKIKQLLIENQGRNLLDSKEIKKHVNIPVLCTGGLQQASYIRQAINEHYCDGVTMARTLIANNDLVKSFQAGKDLAEKPCTYCNKCLLNVIENPLGCYEQDRFNSYEEMMEEVMSVFHANQFANSSK